A portion of the Rubritalea squalenifaciens DSM 18772 genome contains these proteins:
- a CDS encoding RDD family protein yields MKIWLLEEGERTGPHESYEVRDRIEAGDLAASTQAWYEGAPDWVRLDEVPVVEGLFRTRDSLESSGALATPISEEEVMEEQIALEYIYPPKLHLVRRFFARLFDLMLYMTLLIIVIRDPVILDPAQRDVMFHLMMGLGYVLIDAGMTNLWKCSPGKWLLGIRVVDSQGLAIGLGSSVMRSLRVWVLGWGMWIITPVSLAISWFMAKRLNYMVWDFPKRYRVVAEPLTAMRITLVVLAYLMLAVLMQYGFPPEVMEMLENQMQNPAP; encoded by the coding sequence ATGAAAATCTGGTTGTTGGAAGAGGGCGAACGTACAGGCCCCCATGAGAGCTACGAAGTCCGTGACAGGATCGAAGCTGGAGACTTGGCGGCCTCTACCCAGGCCTGGTACGAAGGCGCCCCGGATTGGGTACGTCTGGATGAAGTCCCGGTCGTAGAGGGTTTGTTCCGCACCAGGGACAGCCTGGAGAGTTCGGGGGCTTTGGCCACTCCTATCAGCGAGGAGGAAGTGATGGAGGAGCAGATTGCGCTGGAGTACATCTACCCGCCCAAGCTGCATCTGGTGCGGCGCTTCTTCGCCCGTTTGTTTGATTTGATGCTCTACATGACCCTGCTCATCATCGTGATCAGGGACCCGGTCATTCTGGATCCGGCACAGCGGGATGTGATGTTTCACCTGATGATGGGCTTGGGCTACGTGCTGATCGATGCCGGCATGACCAATCTCTGGAAATGCTCTCCCGGCAAATGGCTGCTGGGTATTCGGGTCGTAGATTCCCAGGGTTTGGCCATTGGGCTGGGCAGCTCGGTGATGCGCTCCCTGCGTGTCTGGGTGCTGGGCTGGGGAATGTGGATCATTACTCCTGTCTCACTGGCCATCAGCTGGTTCATGGCCAAGCGGCTGAACTACATGGTCTGGGATTTCCCCAAGCGCTACCGGGTAGTCGCTGAGCCGCTAACAGCGATGCGTATCACGCTAGTGGTTCTAGCCTACCTGATGCTTGCAGTACTCATGCAGTACGGGTTCCCGCCCGAAGTCATGGAGATGCTGGAGAACCAGATGCAGAATCCTGCTCCATAG
- a CDS encoding ribonuclease H-like domain-containing protein, which translates to MRDIVYFDLETQKSFSAVGGAKNKAKMGISVAVTYSTKTGQYHIYTEENIDDLVQQLVRADLVVGWNHVQFDYPVLQGYTVYDLETQTMNLDMMLELEKDLGFRLKLDSAAKCCLGNDGKTADGLDALRWWNEYKKTGDPEFMMKIAEYCCFDVKVTKCVHEYGVEKGIIKYEDKSGDTAEVSVDWS; encoded by the coding sequence ATGCGTGATATTGTTTACTTCGACTTGGAAACCCAGAAAAGCTTCTCCGCTGTTGGAGGCGCCAAGAATAAGGCGAAAATGGGAATCTCTGTAGCGGTAACCTACTCTACCAAAACAGGACAGTATCACATCTACACCGAGGAGAATATTGATGACCTCGTCCAGCAGCTCGTCCGCGCTGACCTCGTCGTCGGCTGGAACCACGTCCAGTTCGACTACCCAGTGCTGCAGGGCTACACCGTCTACGATCTGGAGACCCAGACCATGAACCTGGACATGATGCTGGAGCTGGAGAAAGACCTCGGCTTCCGCCTCAAGCTCGACTCCGCCGCCAAATGCTGCCTCGGCAACGACGGTAAAACCGCCGATGGCCTGGACGCCCTGCGCTGGTGGAACGAGTACAAGAAGACCGGAGATCCGGAGTTCATGATGAAGATTGCCGAGTACTGCTGCTTCGATGTGAAAGTGACCAAATGCGTTCACGAATACGGTGTGGAGAAGGGAATCATCAAATACGAGGACAAGTCAGGCGATACTGCAGAAGTTTCCGTAGACTGGAGCTAG
- a CDS encoding OB-fold-containig protein: MKELFDIALSPWVLPYTVMLCLFVVYWLLAAIGTMDIDSLDIDADADADTDGGGFMAGFLKIVNATDVPLMMVLSLICLFKWMLLVMYHGYVGFASLWWGGLLGIIGAFIIACIVTRILMKPLSPLFAAFKQGENDEEPVYGRECEVVSGTLTDKYGRVEIPRERGAPAVVACRLVEGDVPLKRGDKVVLFDHDKENSLYVAKRI, translated from the coding sequence GTGAAAGAACTATTCGATATTGCGCTATCTCCATGGGTTTTACCCTACACCGTGATGCTGTGTCTCTTTGTGGTCTACTGGCTGCTGGCGGCGATAGGCACCATGGATATTGATAGCCTGGATATTGATGCCGATGCAGATGCTGACACGGACGGTGGCGGCTTCATGGCAGGTTTCCTGAAAATCGTGAATGCCACGGATGTTCCTCTGATGATGGTGCTCTCTCTGATCTGCTTGTTCAAGTGGATGCTCTTGGTGATGTATCATGGTTATGTGGGCTTCGCTTCCCTTTGGTGGGGAGGCCTGCTCGGGATCATCGGTGCGTTCATCATTGCATGTATTGTTACCAGGATCTTGATGAAGCCTCTGAGCCCTCTGTTTGCTGCCTTCAAACAAGGCGAGAATGATGAGGAGCCTGTCTATGGTCGCGAGTGCGAGGTCGTTTCTGGAACTCTAACTGATAAGTACGGGCGTGTGGAGATCCCACGTGAGCGCGGTGCTCCTGCTGTCGTGGCCTGCCGCTTGGTAGAGGGTGATGTGCCTCTTAAAAGAGGGGACAAAGTAGTGCTCTTTGATCACGATAAAGAAAATAGCCTCTATGTGGCTAAGCGAATTTGA
- a CDS encoding GxxExxY protein — protein sequence MSLIYKQESFDIIGACFEVYNELGNGFDERVYHEALLIELMEKKISFVSEPSLEISYKGHKLTKQFKPDLICFEKIIIELKAVTALNDYHRQQVLNYLKATGYKLALLVNLGNREGLQYERVLR from the coding sequence TTGAGTCTGATCTACAAACAAGAGAGTTTCGACATTATTGGAGCCTGTTTCGAGGTATATAATGAGTTAGGCAATGGTTTCGATGAGAGAGTGTACCATGAAGCACTCCTAATCGAACTCATGGAGAAGAAGATAAGCTTCGTCTCTGAGCCTTCTCTAGAAATTTCCTACAAAGGCCACAAGCTCACAAAGCAGTTTAAGCCAGATCTTATCTGTTTTGAGAAAATCATCATAGAGTTGAAAGCTGTCACGGCTCTCAATGATTACCACCGGCAACAAGTGCTGAACTATTTGAAGGCAACTGGCTACAAACTGGCCTTGCTTGTCAATTTGGGTAATCGAGAGGGACTACAGTATGAGCGTGTCCTGCGTTAG